A DNA window from Burkholderia sp. HI2500 contains the following coding sequences:
- the argA gene encoding amino-acid N-acetyltransferase, with protein MNSQTDLPPAQTGATTPPAADDSTASHAQFVDWMRSVAPYIHKFRNSTFVVGFGGEVVQQGLLNALVSDIALLQAMGIQIVLVHGSRPQVEEQLSLHGVESEFSHGLRITDARALESAKEAAGEVRLDIEAAISQGLPNSPMAHAHISVVSGNFVTARPVGILDGVDFAHTGIVRKIDAESIRHSLASRKLVLLSPLGFSPTGEAFNLSMEDVASAAAIALRADKIIFLTEAPGIVDDEGELVREMSLDAAAELLDSGNVQGDDAFFLKHSIRACRGGVTRAHLIPQSLDGSMLLELFLHDGVGTMISYENLESLREATPDDVGGILSLIEPLESDGTLVRRGRHQIERDIDHFSVIEHDGVLFGCAALYPYQQEKIGEMACLTVAPEAQGSGDGERLLKRIEQRARARGLTHIFVLTTRTEHWFLKRGFVKVSVDDLPEDRRKLYNWQRKSLVLMKQL; from the coding sequence ATGAATTCCCAAACCGACCTCCCTCCCGCCCAGACCGGCGCCACGACGCCGCCGGCTGCCGACGACTCGACCGCCAGTCACGCGCAGTTCGTCGACTGGATGCGCTCCGTCGCGCCCTATATCCACAAGTTCCGCAACAGCACGTTCGTCGTGGGGTTTGGCGGCGAGGTGGTGCAGCAGGGGCTGCTGAATGCGCTCGTGTCCGACATCGCGCTGCTGCAGGCGATGGGTATCCAGATCGTGCTGGTGCACGGCTCGCGCCCGCAGGTCGAGGAGCAGCTGAGCCTGCACGGTGTCGAATCCGAGTTTTCGCACGGGCTGCGCATCACCGATGCGCGCGCGCTCGAATCCGCGAAGGAAGCGGCCGGTGAAGTGCGTCTCGACATCGAGGCCGCGATCAGCCAGGGTCTGCCGAACTCGCCGATGGCGCACGCGCACATCAGCGTCGTGTCGGGCAACTTCGTGACCGCACGGCCGGTGGGGATTCTCGACGGGGTCGATTTCGCGCATACGGGCATCGTGCGCAAGATCGACGCCGAATCGATCCGTCATTCGCTCGCGAGCCGCAAGCTCGTGCTGCTGTCGCCGCTCGGCTTCTCGCCGACCGGCGAAGCGTTCAACCTGTCGATGGAAGATGTCGCGTCGGCCGCCGCGATCGCGCTGCGCGCCGACAAGATCATCTTCCTGACCGAAGCGCCCGGCATCGTCGACGACGAAGGCGAGCTGGTGCGTGAAATGTCGCTCGACGCGGCGGCCGAGCTGCTCGATTCCGGCAACGTCCAGGGCGACGACGCGTTCTTCCTGAAGCATTCGATCCGCGCGTGCCGCGGCGGCGTGACCCGGGCGCACCTGATCCCGCAATCGCTCGACGGCAGCATGCTGCTCGAACTGTTCCTGCACGACGGCGTCGGCACAATGATCTCGTACGAGAACCTCGAGAGCCTGCGTGAAGCGACGCCGGACGACGTCGGCGGCATCCTGTCGCTGATCGAGCCGCTCGAGTCGGACGGCACGCTGGTGCGGCGCGGCCGCCACCAGATCGAACGCGACATCGACCACTTCTCGGTGATCGAGCACGATGGCGTGCTGTTCGGCTGCGCGGCGCTGTATCCGTACCAGCAGGAGAAGATCGGCGAGATGGCGTGCCTGACGGTCGCGCCGGAAGCACAAGGCTCGGGCGACGGCGAACGCCTGCTCAAGCGCATCGAGCAGCGTGCCCGCGCGCGCGGCCTCACGCACATCTTCGTGCTCACGACGCGCACCGAGCACTGGTTCCTCAAGCGCGGCTTCGTCAAGGTCAGCGTCGACGACCTGCCGGAAGACCGCCGCAAACTCTATAACTGGCAGCGCAAGTCGCTCGTGCTGATGAAACAGCTCTGA
- a CDS encoding sterol desaturase family protein, with the protein MLHLIDAFVSDIQTWLYVDVVQPLLFKFNLMDYDEDTYDALYWVIVGALQMVLMFVLLRPLEALLPVERWTNRRAVRVDVIYTAIAKLGIYSLFFFFALQPLFDNFQAWLRLHGVANLNLDYLWPGVTSKPIVTFAIYLVVLDFAGYWYHRWQHKFGIWWELHAVHHSQRQMSLWCDDRNHVLDDVIQSCFFAAIALVIGVTPSQFVVLTAFTNFMQSIQHTNARLPFGWLGERLLVSPIFHRRHHAVGYGHEGTKYGCNFGVLFPWWDMMFGTASWNRTVEPTGIRDQVEGVSYGEGFWAQHGLAFVRIFRRLFPAKRGAASA; encoded by the coding sequence ATGCTGCACCTGATCGATGCATTCGTCTCGGACATCCAGACCTGGCTGTACGTCGACGTCGTGCAGCCGCTCCTCTTCAAGTTCAACCTGATGGACTATGACGAGGACACCTACGACGCGCTGTACTGGGTGATCGTCGGGGCGCTGCAGATGGTGCTGATGTTCGTGCTGCTGCGCCCGCTCGAGGCGCTGCTGCCCGTCGAGCGCTGGACGAACCGCCGGGCCGTGCGGGTCGACGTGATCTACACGGCGATCGCGAAGCTCGGCATCTACTCGCTGTTCTTCTTCTTCGCGCTGCAGCCGCTGTTCGACAACTTCCAGGCGTGGCTGCGCCTGCACGGCGTCGCGAACCTGAATCTCGACTACCTGTGGCCGGGCGTGACCTCGAAGCCGATCGTCACGTTCGCGATCTATCTCGTCGTGCTCGATTTCGCCGGCTACTGGTATCACCGCTGGCAGCACAAGTTCGGCATCTGGTGGGAGCTGCACGCGGTGCATCACAGCCAGCGCCAGATGTCGCTGTGGTGCGATGACCGCAACCACGTGCTCGACGACGTGATCCAGTCGTGCTTCTTCGCGGCGATCGCGCTCGTGATCGGCGTGACGCCGTCGCAGTTCGTCGTGCTGACCGCGTTCACGAACTTCATGCAGAGCATTCAGCATACGAATGCGCGGCTGCCGTTCGGCTGGCTCGGCGAGCGCCTGCTCGTGAGCCCGATCTTCCACCGGCGCCACCACGCGGTCGGCTACGGCCACGAAGGCACGAAGTACGGCTGCAACTTCGGCGTGCTGTTCCCGTGGTGGGACATGATGTTCGGCACCGCGTCGTGGAACCGCACGGTCGAGCCGACCGGGATCCGCGACCAGGTCGAGGGCGTGTCCTACGGCGAAGGCTTCTGGGCGCAGCACGGCCTCGCGTTCGTGCGGATCTTCCGGCGCCTGTTCCCCGCCAAGCGCGGCGCGGCATCGGCCTGA
- a CDS encoding oxidative damage protection protein, producing the protein MARMIQCAKLGKEAEGLDFPPLPGELGKRIYESVSKEAWQGWLKQQTMLINENRLNMADPRARQYLMKQTEKYFFGDGADQASGYVPPTEG; encoded by the coding sequence ATGGCTCGAATGATCCAATGCGCGAAGCTCGGCAAGGAAGCCGAAGGCCTCGATTTCCCGCCGCTGCCGGGCGAACTCGGCAAGCGCATTTACGAGAGCGTCTCGAAGGAAGCGTGGCAAGGCTGGCTGAAGCAGCAGACGATGCTGATCAATGAAAACCGCCTGAACATGGCCGACCCGCGTGCGCGCCAGTACCTGATGAAGCAGACCGAGAAGTACTTCTTCGGCGACGGCGCCGACCAGGCGTCCGGCTACGTGCCGCCGACGGAAGGCTGA
- the hrpA gene encoding ATP-dependent RNA helicase HrpA, which translates to MSNVPKSPAPTRAKAPSARHPDGAADARQQQGQPPRRPQEQPAGKPAHAPRGDASRDARQPAAKDASAATGERAPRRERPPRAVVAPNPVPPITYPESLPVSGKRDEIARAIAGHQVVIVCGETGSGKTTQLPKICLDLGRGLGAGGTGLIGHTQPRRLAASSTGRRIAEELGTPFGEVVGYKVRFTDNLAPGASVKLMTDGILLAETQTDPLLKAYDTLIIDEAHERSLNIDFLLGYLKEILPRRPDLKLIVTSATIDADRFARHFGTDARPAPVIEVSGRLYPVEMRYRPVAEDRPAVKHAEGTGGRDRVKTAREAERDLMDAIVDAVDELCREGPGDVLVFLPGEREIREAAEALRKHHPPHTEILPLFARLSAADQDKVFKASNARRIVLATNVAETSLTVPGIRYVVDTGLARVKRYSYRNKVEQLQVESISQAAANQRAGRCGRVADGVCIRLYEESDYQARARFTDPEILRSSLASVILRMKSLHLTAIESFPFLEPPPGRAIADGYQLLNELGAVDDDNALTPLGRELARLPLDPRVGRMILAARDQQSLREVLIIASALSVQDPRDRPIEAQEQADQAHRRFADERSEFLQWLKIWAWFEEAVAHKKSNRQLVDACRQNFLSHLRLREWRDVHSQLLTVVREHGWRLNEVEATYEQVHLALLTGLLGNLGLKADDDPHYLGARGIKFYLWPGSVLAKKAGRWVMAAELVETSRLYARCLAKIEPEWVEKIGAHLLKKSLSEPHWEKRPAQVSAYERATLYGLPIYHRRRVAFGKQDPARARELFIRGALVEGEFDTKLAFFAHNRKLLTDIEQLEHKSRRQDVLVDDELIYAYYDQAIPEGIHTGAAFERWYRDEVKKGGQPEDKLRLLYLSRDDLMRHEAAGVTTELFPKRATMAGVEMALTYHFEPGTPRDGVTLAVPLYALNQVDARRCEWLVPGMLKEKVQLLLKSLPQKLRRHCVPLPEYAAGFVERMGRERFGAGGLVEALIADVRGETQIAMKTADFKLETLPAHLFMNFKVIDEHGRQLAMGRNLAQLRQELGAQAQQQFQKIAAASTIAAGGDADDGQAIGQAPSAVAATGAAGRHAKAGKGAAPQTAAPAEAGATALYENLTTWNFGKLPELLEIRRRGQTLYGYPALVDRGTHCDVEVFDSPEEAARIHRAGLRRLFALQLKEPIKFLEKNLPGLREMAMQYMSLGTQDELRDQLIDTALDRACLQDPLPDDDASFHARRDEGRSRLNLLAQEIARLVGQILAEYAGLVKKLAQAKPFAQAHADLQQQLAALVGKRFVIDTPYAQLAHFPRYLKGIALRIDKLKADPARDAKQSADLLPLAQQYQRAVSQRGGVADARLAEFRWLLEELRISLFAQELRTPMPVSVKRLHKVWESMQR; encoded by the coding sequence ATGTCGAATGTACCTAAAAGTCCCGCGCCGACGCGGGCCAAAGCGCCGTCGGCCCGGCACCCGGATGGTGCGGCCGATGCACGCCAGCAGCAGGGCCAGCCGCCGCGCCGGCCGCAGGAACAGCCGGCGGGCAAACCTGCACACGCGCCGCGCGGCGACGCATCGCGCGACGCGCGCCAGCCGGCCGCGAAGGATGCGTCCGCTGCGACGGGCGAGCGCGCGCCGCGCCGCGAGCGTCCGCCGCGCGCGGTCGTCGCACCAAACCCGGTTCCGCCGATCACGTACCCCGAAAGCCTGCCGGTGTCGGGCAAGCGCGACGAAATCGCGCGCGCGATCGCCGGTCATCAGGTTGTCATCGTCTGCGGCGAAACCGGCTCGGGCAAGACCACGCAGCTGCCGAAGATCTGTCTCGATCTCGGCCGCGGCCTCGGCGCCGGCGGCACGGGCCTGATCGGCCATACGCAGCCGCGCCGCCTCGCCGCGTCGTCCACCGGCCGCCGGATCGCCGAGGAGCTCGGCACGCCGTTCGGCGAAGTGGTCGGCTACAAGGTGCGCTTTACCGACAATCTCGCGCCGGGCGCGTCCGTGAAGCTGATGACGGACGGGATCCTGCTCGCCGAGACGCAGACCGACCCGTTGCTGAAGGCGTACGACACGCTGATCATCGACGAGGCGCACGAGCGCAGCCTGAACATCGACTTCCTGCTCGGCTACCTGAAGGAAATCCTGCCGAGGCGGCCGGACCTGAAGCTGATCGTCACGTCCGCGACGATCGACGCCGATCGCTTCGCGCGCCATTTCGGCACCGACGCGCGCCCGGCGCCCGTGATCGAGGTGAGTGGGCGGCTGTATCCGGTCGAGATGCGCTACCGGCCGGTGGCCGAGGATCGCCCGGCCGTGAAGCACGCCGAAGGCACGGGCGGCCGCGACCGCGTGAAGACCGCGCGCGAAGCCGAGCGCGACCTGATGGACGCGATCGTCGACGCGGTCGACGAGCTGTGCCGCGAAGGCCCCGGCGACGTGCTGGTGTTCCTGCCCGGCGAGCGCGAGATCCGCGAAGCGGCCGAGGCGCTGCGCAAGCACCATCCGCCGCACACCGAGATCCTGCCGCTGTTCGCGCGGCTCTCGGCGGCCGACCAGGACAAGGTGTTCAAGGCGTCGAACGCGCGCCGGATCGTGCTCGCGACCAACGTGGCCGAAACCTCGCTGACGGTGCCGGGCATCCGCTACGTCGTCGATACGGGCCTTGCGCGCGTGAAGCGCTATTCGTACCGGAACAAGGTCGAGCAACTGCAGGTCGAGTCGATCTCGCAGGCGGCCGCGAACCAGCGCGCGGGCCGTTGCGGCCGCGTGGCCGACGGCGTCTGCATCCGCTTGTACGAGGAAAGCGACTACCAGGCGCGCGCGCGTTTCACCGATCCGGAAATCCTGCGCTCGTCGCTCGCGTCGGTGATCCTGCGGATGAAGTCGCTGCATCTCACCGCGATCGAATCGTTCCCGTTCCTCGAGCCGCCGCCCGGCCGCGCGATCGCGGACGGCTACCAGCTGCTCAACGAGCTCGGCGCGGTCGACGACGACAACGCGCTGACGCCGCTCGGCCGCGAACTCGCGCGGCTGCCGCTCGACCCGCGCGTCGGCCGGATGATTCTCGCCGCGCGCGACCAGCAGTCGCTGCGCGAGGTGCTGATCATCGCGAGCGCGCTGTCCGTGCAGGACCCGCGCGACCGCCCGATCGAAGCGCAGGAGCAGGCCGACCAGGCGCACCGCCGGTTTGCCGACGAGCGCTCCGAATTCCTGCAGTGGCTGAAGATCTGGGCGTGGTTCGAAGAGGCGGTCGCGCACAAGAAGTCGAACCGCCAGCTGGTCGACGCGTGCCGGCAGAACTTCCTGTCGCACCTGCGGCTGCGCGAGTGGCGCGACGTCCATTCGCAGCTGCTGACCGTCGTGCGCGAGCACGGCTGGCGGCTGAACGAAGTCGAGGCGACCTACGAACAGGTCCATCTGGCCCTGTTGACGGGCCTGCTCGGCAACCTCGGCCTGAAGGCCGATGACGATCCGCACTATCTCGGCGCGCGCGGGATCAAGTTCTACCTGTGGCCGGGCTCCGTGCTCGCGAAGAAGGCCGGCCGCTGGGTGATGGCGGCCGAGCTCGTCGAGACGAGCCGGCTGTACGCGCGCTGCCTCGCGAAGATCGAGCCCGAATGGGTCGAGAAGATCGGCGCGCACCTGTTGAAGAAATCGCTGTCGGAGCCGCACTGGGAAAAGCGCCCGGCGCAGGTCAGCGCGTACGAGCGCGCGACGCTGTACGGGCTGCCGATCTACCACCGCCGGCGCGTCGCGTTCGGCAAGCAGGATCCGGCGCGGGCGCGCGAGCTGTTCATCCGCGGCGCGCTGGTCGAGGGCGAGTTCGACACGAAGCTCGCGTTCTTCGCGCACAACCGCAAGCTGCTCACCGACATCGAGCAGCTCGAGCACAAGTCGCGCCGGCAGGACGTGCTGGTCGACGACGAGCTGATCTACGCGTACTACGACCAGGCGATTCCGGAAGGGATTCACACGGGCGCCGCGTTCGAGCGCTGGTATCGCGACGAGGTGAAGAAGGGCGGCCAGCCCGAGGACAAGCTGCGGCTGCTGTACCTGTCGCGCGACGACCTGATGCGCCACGAGGCGGCCGGCGTGACGACCGAGCTGTTCCCGAAGCGGGCGACGATGGCCGGCGTCGAGATGGCGCTCACGTATCACTTCGAGCCCGGCACGCCGCGCGACGGCGTGACGCTCGCGGTGCCGCTGTATGCGCTGAACCAGGTCGATGCGCGCCGCTGCGAGTGGCTCGTGCCCGGGATGCTGAAGGAAAAGGTGCAGTTGCTGCTGAAGTCGCTGCCGCAGAAGCTGCGCCGGCATTGCGTGCCGCTGCCCGAGTACGCGGCCGGCTTCGTCGAGCGGATGGGCCGCGAGCGCTTCGGCGCGGGCGGGCTCGTCGAGGCGCTGATCGCCGACGTGCGCGGCGAGACGCAAATCGCGATGAAAACGGCCGACTTCAAGCTGGAAACGCTGCCCGCGCACCTGTTCATGAACTTCAAGGTGATCGACGAGCACGGCCGCCAGCTCGCGATGGGGCGCAATCTCGCGCAGCTTCGCCAGGAGCTGGGCGCGCAGGCGCAGCAGCAGTTCCAGAAGATCGCGGCGGCGTCGACGATCGCGGCGGGGGGCGATGCCGACGACGGCCAGGCCATCGGCCAGGCGCCGTCGGCGGTTGCCGCGACGGGTGCCGCCGGCCGCCACGCGAAGGCCGGCAAGGGCGCGGCGCCGCAGACGGCCGCGCCGGCGGAAGCCGGTGCGACCGCGCTGTACGAGAACCTGACGACGTGGAATTTCGGCAAGCTGCCCGAGCTGCTGGAGATCCGCCGGCGGGGCCAGACGCTGTACGGCTACCCGGCGCTCGTCGATCGCGGCACGCATTGCGACGTCGAGGTGTTCGATTCGCCGGAGGAGGCCGCGCGCATCCACCGGGCCGGCCTGCGGCGACTGTTCGCGCTGCAGCTGAAGGAGCCGATCAAGTTCCTCGAGAAGAACCTGCCGGGCCTGCGCGAGATGGCGATGCAGTACATGTCGCTCGGCACGCAGGACGAGCTGCGCGACCAGCTGATCGACACGGCGCTCGACCGCGCGTGCCTGCAGGACCCGCTGCCCGACGACGACGCGAGTTTCCACGCGCGCCGCGACGAGGGCCGGAGCCGCCTGAACCTGCTCGCGCAGGAAATCGCGCGGCTGGTCGGGCAGATCCTGGCCGAATACGCGGGGCTCGTGAAGAAGCTCGCGCAGGCGAAGCCGTTCGCGCAGGCGCATGCGGACCTGCAGCAGCAGCTCGCCGCACTGGTCGGCAAGCGCTTCGTGATCGATACGCCGTACGCGCAACTGGCGCACTTCCCGCGCTACCTGAAGGGCATCGCGCTGCGGATCGACAAGCTGAAGGCCGACCCGGCGCGCGACGCGAAGCAGTCGGCCGACCTGTTGCCGCTCGCCCAGCAGTACCAGCGCGCGGTGTCGCAGCGCGGCGGTGTCGCCGATGCACGGCTCGCGGAATTCCGCTGGCTGCTCGAGGAACTGCGGATTTCGCTGTTCGCGCAGGAACTGCGCACACCGATGCCTGTCTCTGTCAAGCGTCTGCACAAGGTCTGGGAGTCGATGCAGCGCTAG
- a CDS encoding YVTN family beta-propeller repeat protein, with amino-acid sequence MRTFLSLGRTLALAAAVLAPAAHANNVIILNSAEATLSLIDQQTREVVSTMPTGKEPHHLMATPDNSSLIVANSVSNSLMFLDPKTGKLQRTVEGIDDPYQLGFSPDRKWFAAAGLRLDRVDIYGYDGRDLKLVKRVPLAVMPSHLAFTKDSKTLLVSLQVSGEIAAIDLPTQTVKWKMKVGKVPAGLWLTPDDKYLLVGMTGADYVAVVDWRNQKVVKQIYTGKGAHNFRSLADGTHVAVTNRVANTISIIDENTLTNVGDITGLLPGPDDMELSADKKTLWVTFRFAKKVGIIDLASRKLVQTIAVGRSPHGIYFYDRAPWRAANGA; translated from the coding sequence ATGCGCACTTTCCTTTCCCTCGGCCGCACGCTCGCGCTGGCCGCCGCCGTGCTGGCGCCCGCCGCACACGCGAATAACGTCATCATCCTCAATTCGGCCGAAGCAACGCTTTCCCTGATCGACCAGCAGACCCGCGAAGTCGTCAGCACGATGCCGACCGGCAAGGAACCGCATCACCTGATGGCGACGCCCGACAATTCGTCGCTGATCGTTGCAAATTCGGTCTCGAACAGCCTGATGTTCCTCGATCCGAAGACGGGCAAGCTGCAGCGCACCGTCGAGGGGATCGACGATCCTTACCAGCTCGGCTTCTCGCCCGACCGCAAATGGTTCGCGGCGGCCGGCCTGCGGCTCGACCGCGTCGACATCTACGGCTACGACGGCCGCGACCTGAAGCTCGTGAAGCGCGTGCCGCTCGCGGTGATGCCGAGCCACCTCGCGTTCACGAAGGACAGCAAGACGCTGCTCGTGTCGCTGCAGGTTTCCGGCGAGATCGCGGCGATCGACCTGCCGACGCAGACGGTCAAGTGGAAGATGAAGGTCGGCAAGGTGCCGGCCGGCCTGTGGCTCACGCCGGACGACAAGTACCTGCTCGTCGGGATGACCGGCGCGGATTACGTCGCGGTGGTCGACTGGCGCAACCAGAAGGTCGTCAAGCAGATCTACACGGGCAAGGGCGCGCACAACTTCCGCTCGCTCGCCGACGGCACGCACGTCGCGGTCACGAACCGGGTCGCGAACACGATCAGCATCATCGACGAGAACACGCTCACCAACGTCGGCGACATCACCGGCCTGCTGCCGGGCCCGGACGACATGGAGCTGTCCGCCGACAAGAAGACGCTGTGGGTGACGTTCCGCTTCGCGAAGAAGGTCGGGATCATCGACCTGGCGTCGCGCAAGCTGGTGCAGACGATCGCCGTCGGCCGCTCGCCGCACGGCATCTATTTCTACGACCGCGCGCCGTGGCGCGCCGCGAACGGCGCGTGA